TGGGTCTTGTGGATCTCCTGTTCAGGGAACGAATACAAGGACGGCCACGCAGCAGTTCAGGACGCACGGAGTGCACAGGCGAGAAGCCGCTTTTTACAACTGCAGGGATACGGATGCCAGAGAGAGGAGCCTGATGATGGATCATCGGCTCCTTTCGCTTTTTATGGGATTTGCAAAAGCCTCTATGGACAGCTGTTCAGCGTGCCGTCCACCCCCCATCAAGCGTGATGGTCTGACCGGTCATGTTGCGCGCCGCCGGGCTGATCAGAAACTGACACACGCCCGCCAACTCCTCTATACTGATGAACGCGCCCTTGGGCATCGGCTTGAGCATAATCTCGTCGATCACATCCTGCTCCGAAATTCCGTTGGCCCTGGCTTGTGCCGCGATCTGCTGCTCAACCAACGGTGTCAGCACATAGGATGGGCAGACCGTATTGATGGTAATGTCGGTATCGGCCGTTTCCAGCGCTACAACCTTTGAAAAGCCCAGCAGGCCATGCTTGGCCGCCACATAGGCGCTTTTATACGGTGATGCGACCAGTGCGTGTATGGAACCGACATTGATGATGCGCCCAAATCCCTGCTGGCGCATGCCGGACAGCAGCGCACGAGTCAACATGGCGGCCCCGGTGAGCATCACCTGTATCAGCTGATCGAACTTTTCCGGCGGAAAGTCTTCCAGCGGAGCTACATGCTGCAGCCCTGCATTGTTGATCAACACATCAACAGGCTCGCCATTCAGAGCCTCAATACTGCCGTGATCCGACACATCCAGTGCCAGCGCCCGGGCTTCTCCGCCTGACGCCTGAATTTCTCTGGCCACGTCGTCTGCAGCCTGTTGCCTGAGATTCGTCACCAGAATGGTATGGCCCTCGGTCGCCAGCGCCAGCGCAAGCCCCTTGCCTATGCCACTGCCGGCACCGGTAATCAATACGCGCATCTGCTCTCTCCTTCATAACGTCACTAAACGGGCATTTCAGACGAGTGCAGATAACTATAGCAGGGGTTGGCGCAACCTAGCATGAGAGGGTGAAAACTGACGGACATATTCCTGCTGCCAAAGCTCGCACCCCAGTGCATCCAGCGACTGTTGACGACCCGAGGCAATCCACTGCGCCAGTGCAGTTGCCACATCCGGCCAGGGCGACGGACTTGGAGACGACTGTGCCAACCATGCCTCTACCGACTCCAGCGCCAGCTCCGACATGGTATTGGCCAGCCCCATCTGTTTCAATACAGCGGCGTTGGAGCGCTGTTCCACCTGACTGTGCAGCGGTTTGACCAGCAGTTTTTTTCCCGCCTGAATCGCCTCGCTGCACAAACCAAAACCGGCATTGCTGATCACGCCGGCACAGCTGCACAAGTCACGCTGAAAACCGTCACGCGAGAAGGGTTGCAGTTCCAAAGGCCCGCGTTGCTCAGGTGTTGCAATATTGCAATAAACGCGAAAGCGATACTTCGGAAAGGCACTCAGCCAGTAGATAACCTCATCCATGGACTCAAACGGCAGATACACCAGAATTTTGTCCGGTTCCTCAGTCAACGGATAGGGCGGAGGGGCTACCAAGGGTGGCAAAATGGGAGCATCGAAGTGGTACCAGTGCACACCCACCGCATCATCTACAGGTGCGAACAGTTTGAGTGACGGTTTCAACCAGGGTTTGAATCCGGTCCCAGGAATGGGGTGATGGAAAGCATACTGGTGAGCAATACCGAGTGAGGGTACGCCCTGATGCCATGCTGCCCAGGCCGTGACAGGTTCAAAGTCACTCAGCACCAGATCGTAGCGGCTCAGATCCAGCTGGCGGTAATCGCGCCAGAACTGCACTGGCCGACTTTGCCTAAAAGTTTTCAGCCAGCCCACCCGCCCTGCAGAGGTGACAAAGGTAAAACCACGCCGGGTTTCAAACCGACCAAAGCACTCCATATTGAACAGTTGTTCAGGCGCCCGTCCACTCAGCAGCACATCAACCTCAACGCCTGCCGCCTGCAGCGCAGGCAGCAGCACCCGAGCCCGGGTGATATGTCCATTCCCGGTTGCCTGCACGCCATACAGAATACGCATCAGATCCACTCCCAGACGCCCAGCGCCAGCAGGGTCGAAATGATGCCAAGCAAAGCACCTGCGGCAATATCAGTCGGGTAGTGAACACCAAGCAGCACTCGGGAGCTACCGATCAACAGTGCCAGAATAAAACCAGGCAGCATTAGTGAAGGATAAAATTGCGCCAGCAGCATGGCAAATACGAAGGCGGCTGCGGTATGTCCGGACGGGAAGCTGAATTTGTCCGATGGCTCGATGGCCGCTCGAAACCCCTGCAGACGATGGCAGGGCCGGTCACGCCGGATGGTGTTTTTCAGCAGCAGGTAGAGCGGCAACTCAATGCCGTAGGCCAAAAGCCCGACCAGCAGAAAGGCCTGGCCATCTTCAGGCTCCCACACAGCCAGCGTCAGGCCCAGTATGAGATAGAGGCCGCCATCCCCAAGCCGAGAGACCCATCGGCTGCCCGCCATCACCGGTGCATGCTGACCGTAGCCGTTGCACCAGAAGAAGGCGCGGGTATCGAAGGCGTTAAGCTTCTGCAAACGGTTCATGGCGACCACCCCTTGTTGGCACTCAGGTGATCATTTTTCGTTCAGAGCGGTGAAAGTGCAGTTACATCAAGGTGAAGCTTTAATGACAGCCACTCAGTGCTGCAGCCAGTCAGTAATCAGTTGCGTCAGGCGATTCGGATTGTCCCAGGGCAACATATGCCCCTCCCCTTCCACATTGATCAGTTCAAATGGCTGTTTTAGCCATTCCTGTACCCGTTGGGAGTAACTCAGTGGCAATACCTCGTCTTCGCTGCCGTGGATGATCAGGCCGCGGAAGTTGAACGTCCTCGACAGGCTGCCGAAGCGGTGTGTGAACAGGCTGGACAGGGTGCGTAGCGGATAGTCGAAGACAATCAGGGGATCGCTGTTGATCTCTTCGCCGGCAGGGTGACCGGCCAGTAGACGATCGTAGTCGATGAAATTCTTCATCGGCAGCTGTAAGCCCGGCAGCAGCAACGCACTGCTCCAGATCCATGACCAGCCGACTTGATGCAGCATATCCGGTGCCATTTCGGGTACCAGCAGCGTACCGCAAACCAATCGTTCAATACGTGACTCCCGCTCGGCACAGGCCAGCCCCAGCAATGCTCCGATGGAATAGCCGTATAAGTATACGGGGCCACTGAAAGTCTGCTGGTAATAGTCGAGGATCTCGCTCAGATCGGTACAGACTTGGTCTACTGTGTACAGGCCACGCTCGCCACCGGAGTAGCCATGGCCACGCAGGTCCACACCGACCACATTGAGGCCCTGAGCGGAAAGATCGGACAGCAGCTCGGCGTAGAGCTCGGAATACGTGCCGATGCCGGGAATGAACAGCAGCAGGGGTGCCGTCTCATCAGCACAGGAGTATAGCTCGGTATGCAGCGGTAACGTGCCGATACGAACACATCGACGCAGTTCCAGCCGAGACTCAATACCCAGCTTTCGGCGCAGCTCGGTACGCTGAAGATCAACGGGCGGGTTATAGCAACTGTTCATGTAACTCCTCAACGCTGGCAGCGGCGACAGAATACAGTACTGCGCTGACCCAGCTTTATTTCGGTAAGGTGCTCGCCACAACCATTGCAGGGCTGACCACCTCGGCCATACACATCCAGCACCTGACTGAAGTAGCCAGGCTTGCCATCGCCCCCCACAAAGTCGCGCAAAGTGGTGCCTCCCTGTTCAATGGCGGCTGCAAGTACAGTCTTGATGGTTTCAACCAGTACCGACAGCCTCTCTGCAGAGATACGCCCCGCCGCTCGGCGTGGATCGATTCCGGCACGATACAGGGCTTCATTGGCATAAATGTTACCGACCCCGACCACAACCTGCGCATTCATGATCAGGGCCTTGATTGCTGTTCTGCGCCCTTTGCAGGCGGTCTGCAGATACTCGGCGGTAAAGTCCTCGCTCAGCGGCTCCGGCCCCAGATGGGCCAGCAGGCTGTGTTCGGTACCGTTTTCCTGCCACAGCACGGCACCGAAGCGACGTGGATCAGTCAGCCGCAGCAGCTGCCCGGACGCCAGCACCAGATCCACATGGTCATGCTTGCCCGGAACCGTCCCCTGCGGCAGGATGCGCAGACTGCCTGACATACCCAGGTGCACGATCATCTGTCCTCGACTGAAACTCAGCAGCAGATACTTCGCACGCCGCTCGACGCACCGCACCTCATCACCTTCAACCCATTGTGCCAACTGCTCGGGAATGGGCCAGCGCAGTCTGGATTGACGCACCTCCAGCCGCGTGACACGCTGATGAACAATATGGGGCGCAATCCCACGGCATGTGGTTTCAACTTCTGGCAACTCAGGCATGACCCTTCTCCCGTGAAGGCTTGGCAGGGCGCAGTACCAGATAAACACCGAATACCGCCAGCGCCATGCCACCCAGCGCCAGCACCGACAGCTCTTCACCGAACAGCCACCAGGCTTCCAGTGCCGTTACGGGCGGCACCAGATAGAAGTAGCTGGCCACACGTGCCACTTCGCCCTCTCGGATCATCAACATCAGCAGCAGAATGGCACTGACCGACAGACCAAACACCAGCCACAGCAGGGCACCAATAAGCTCCGGGTGCCATTCAACTTCTCGCGTTTCCAGACCAAAACTCAACAGCGCCATCATCAACGCCGTGGACAGGTACTGGAAAAAAGATCCCGTCAGCAGGTCCGTCCCCGCCCCGAAGCGCTTCTGGTACAGCGTGCCTACCGAAATACCCACCAACGCCACCATCGCTGCCAAAACGGCCTCAATGCGCACCTCAAAGTTGCCCGGCTGCAGCCCGCTGCCCAGCACCAGCACCACACCCAAAAGCCCCAGCAGCAGCCCGCCCCACTGGGGCCGGCGCAGGGTCTGCCCGGTCATCATCCAGGCCAAAACCGCTGTCAGAACCGGTTGCAGCCCGACCAGAATGGAGGTCACACCCGCCGGCAGCTGCCATTTGATGGCGGCAAATACACCGCCCAGATAGCATCCATGCACCAGCGCCCCTGCAACGAGCTGATGCATCGCCTGCGACGGCGAAGGCCAGCGGGCACGGAATATGAAGATAAACGCAAGGAACACGCCCAGCGTCAGCAGCATGCGGATCAGCAACAGGTTGAATGGCTCGATGTACGGCAGGCCGTAACGGGCACCGATAAAACCGGTACTCCACAGCAGTACAAACGCCAGGGGCACAAAACGAATCAACGCGGGAGGAACAGACATTCAGGGGCCTTCTGCACAGGAAACAAACCATACAACAACGGTCGGGTATACAGCATGCCAGAAAATAAAAAACCCCGCAGCACATTCAGCACTGCGGGGTTCCGGGATCTCCGGTCCAGAACCAATTACTTGATCTTGGCTTCCTTGTAGATCACGTGTTTGCGAACAACCGGGTCGTATTTCTTGAATTCGAACTTGTCCGGGGTGTTACGCTTGTTCTTGTCGGTGGTGTAGAAGTGACCGGTTCCTGCAGAGGAAACCAGACGGATCTTCTCGCGTGCGCCTTTAGCCATGATTCAAATCTCCTCAGACTTTCTCGCCACGGGCACGCAGTTCGGTCAGAACCGAATCGATACCCTTCTTGTCGATGATACGCATGCCCTTGGAGGAAACACGCAGACGTACGAAACGGTTTTCGCTTTCTACCCAGAAACGGTGCCAATGCAGGTTCGGCAGGAAGCGACGACGCGTTTTACGGTTTGAGTGGGAAACGTTGTTCCCGGTTACCGGGCCTTTGCCCGTTACCATGCAAACTCGAGACATAGTGACTAAACCTTTCTAACAAGGGTTATGTTTACTTCTGTTCGATGTTTATTGGCCACACAACCGATGCGACCTCAGGCGGAGCGTCCCATACGAATAAGCCGGACAGAATACCGTACCATTAAGGAACAGAAGGCCGCATATCATACAGAAGCCAATGCAGCCACGCCAGCGAATTGTTGAATTTTTCACCAGCGGTCACAGCAGCCCGCGTTCGGCGAACGAAACCGTTTCACCGTCACCGATCACCATATGATCCAGCACCCGGATATCAACCAGTCCCAGCGACTGAACCAGCCGATCGGTAATCTGCCGGTCGGCCTGCGAGGGCTCGGCCACGCCGGAAGGGTGGTTGTGCGCCAGGATCAGCGCCGCGGCATTATGCGCCAGCGCCAGTTTGACCACTTCGCGCGGATGCACACTGGCGGCATTGATGGTGCCATAGAACAGCGCCTCGTAGCGGATCACCCGGTGGCGGTTATCCAGCAGCAGGCAGGCGAACACTTCACGCGGCTCATGCCGCAGACGACTGGCCAGATACTGACGCACCATGGTCGGGCTCTCCAGCGCCGACTCCCGCACCAGCTGAGCTTCCAGGTGACGCCGCGACATCTCCAGCACCGCCTGCAGCTGAACATACTTGGCCGGCCCCAGACCATGCGCTGTGCAGAAATCCGCCTGACTGCACTCCATCAGCGGTCGCAGGCCGCCGAAATGCTCCAGCAGTTGTCTCGCCAGATCTACCGCGCTGCAGCCCTGCACACCGGTGCGCAGAAAGATCGCCAGCAGCTCTGCATCTGACAGCGCGGCGGCACCCCGCGCCAGCAGTTTTTCCCTCGGCCTCTCTTCTGCCGGCCAGTCACTGATCGCCATGCTCACCTCCCTGTGAGTGTGAATCCGGGCTGAATCGTCTACGCATTGCCCGGCTGAAGTGGTATCTTAACGCTCCAAACCAGAATGAGAAACTATCGGACATTCAGGGTATGCACAGACTCACTAACCGGCAGATTCTGCTCGGAATCACCGGCGGCATTGCCGCCTACAAAAGTGCCGAACTGACCCGACTGCTCAAGGGCGCCGGGGCCGATGTACGCATTGTCATGACCGCCGCGGCAACCGAATTCATCACCCCGCTGACACTGCAGGCACTGTCTGGACACCCGGTACATCAACATCTGCTCGACCCCGAAGCCGAAGCGGGCATGGGCCATATCGAACTGGCCAAATGGGCCGACCTGATTCTGATCGCACCGGCCAGTGCGGACTTCATCGCCCGCTTCAGCGCCGGCATGGGTGACGATCTGCTGACTACCTTGTGTCTGGCCACCGATGCACCCATCTGCCTGGCACCGGCGATGAATCAGGCGATGTGGCGCGACCCGCGCACCCAGCACAATATCCAGCAGCTGAGCCATCAGGGCGTCAAGGTGTTTGGTCCTGGGGTTGGTGCTCAGGCCTGTGGCGATACCGGCCCCGGACGCATGTTGGAGCCGGAAGAGCTAGCCGAACTGACCGCCGAGCAGTTTCAGCACGGTGCACTCAGTGGCAAACGGGTATTCATCACAGCCGGCCCCACTCGAGAGCCCCTGGACCCGGTGCGCTTCATCTCCAATCACAGCTCCGGCAAAATGGGCTATGCGCTGGCGGAAGCCGCTGCCGATGCCGGTGCTGATGTGCGCCTGATCAGCGGTCCTGTCAATCTGCCATCCCCCCCGCGAGTGGAGTGTGTTCAGGTGGAAAGCGCCGAACAGATGCTGGCCGCTTCGCTGGACGGCGTTGAGCAGTGCGATATTTTTATCGCCGCCGCTGCCGTGGCCGACTATCGCCCGGTGGCGGTCGCCGAACACAAGATCAAGAAAGGCAGTGAAGAGATCATGGAGCTGCGCCTGATCAAGAACCCGGATATCGTTGCCACGGTTGCCGGGCTGGAACGGCAGCGCCCCTTTACCGTGGGGTTTGCCGCCGAAACCCGTGACGTACTCGAATATGCCCGCAGCAAGCTGGAACGCAAGGGGCTGGATCTTATCATTGCCAATGACGTGTCCAATCCCGATATCGGTTTCAACAGCGATGACAACGCCGTTACGCTGGTCAGTACAGCCACGACCCTGACCCTGCCACTGGGTCCGAAGCGGTTGCTGGCACGCCAGCTGATTGATCAGATCGCCGAGCATTTCCACCGCAAGAGCCAGAGAACAGAATGAAAGCACTGCAAGTCAAGATTCTGAACGACCGCATCGGTCGTGACATCCCCCTGCCCGCCTACGCCACTGAAGGCTCCGCCGGTCTCGATCTGCGCGCCTGCCTTGATCAGGCACTGACGCTGGAGCCGGGGCAGACCGAGCTGATTCCTACGGGACTGGCGATCCACATCGCGGACCCGGGCCTGTGTGCCATGATCCTTCCGCGCTCGGGCCTCGGCCACAAGCACGGCATCGTATTGGGTAACCTGGTCGGTCTGATCGACTCTGACTATCAGGGCCAGCTATTTGTGTCCTGCTGGAACCGGGGCCAGACCACCTTCACCATCGAGCCGGGTGAGCGTATCGCTCAGATGGTTCTGGTACCGGTGATGCAGGCCGAATTCGAGATTGTCGACGAATTCAGCAACTCTGAGCGCGGCGCGGGTGGCTTCGGCTCTTCCGGTCGCCACTGAATCAATCAGTAAACACTTACTCACGACAGGGAACAGTATCAATGCCCTATCCGTTACAGCAGTTCGACCGTGACATTTTTCGGGCCTACGATATCCGCGGTATCGTTGGTCAGTCGCTGACCGATGCAACCGTGTATCACATTGGTCGCGCCTTTGCCGCTGCAGCCGCTGCACGCAACATTCGTGAAGTCGTCGTTGCCGCCGACGGTCGCCTTTCCGGCCCGTCACTGAAGCAGATTCTGATTCAGGGACTGACCGACAGCGGCTGTCAGGTGCTGGATATCGGCTATGTACCCACACCGGTACTGTATTTTGCCGCGCACCAGCGTGACGACCAGACCGGCATCATGATCACCGGCAGCCACAACCCGGCTGACTATAACGGCTTCAAGATGATGCTCGGTGGCGAAACCCTGTCCGGCGATCAGATCCAGGATCTGGCCCGTTGCATCGAGCAGCAGGCGTACGTGGACGGCACCGGTGCCGCTCAGCCACTGGCAATCGAGCGCGCCTACAGCGAGCTCATCCTGAAGGATATCAATCTCAAGCGTCCGATGAAGGTGGTGGTGGACTGCGGCAACGGCATCGCCGGCGGTATCGCGCCCGATCTGCTGGAACAGCTGGGCTGCGAGGTGATTCCGCTGTTCTGTGAGGTGGATGGCACCTTTCCCAACCATCATCCCGACCCAGGCAAACTGAAAAACCTGCAGGATGCCATTGCAGCAGTCAATGAACATCAGGCCGATCTGGGGCTGGCGTTTGACGGTGACGGCGATCGCGTTGGCGTGATTACGCCATCCGGCCATGTGGTCTATCCAGACCGGGTGATGATGCTGTTCGCCGAGGACGTTTTAAGCCGCAATCCGGGGGCCGAAATTCTGTTCGATGTGAAGTGCTCCCGCCTGCTGCCGCAGGTGATCGAGCAGGCCGGCGGCAAAGCTACCATGTGGAAAACCGGCCATTCGCTGATCAAGCGTCAGATGAAGGCGTGTGGCGCTCTGCTGGCAGGTGAGATGAGCGGCCACATCTTCTTCAAGGAGCGCTGGTACGGCTTTGATGACGGCCTCTACAGCGCTGCTCGTCTGTTGGAGATTCTGTCCGGCCGTTATGAGGATGCCGATGCCATCTTCAGCGCCTATCCGGAAGATATCAGCACCCCGGAGATCAATATCGAGGTGCGTGAAGACAACAAGTTCGCGCTGGTTGAAGCGCTGCAGCAGGCGGCGTTCCCCGGCGGCAATGTCAGTCACATTGATGGTGTGCGTGTCGACTATGCTGATGGCTGGGGCCTGATGCGTGCGTCCAACACCACACCGGTATTGGTTCTGCGCTTTGAGGCGGAGAATGACGCGGCGCTGTCCCGTATCAAGCATGAATTCCAGTCGCGCCTGAGCGCGATCGATCCCGGTCTGCTGATTCCCGATGCCTGACCGGCACTTATATATGCAAGGAGAGAATATGCCTCTGTCCCGTGAACAAGCCATGTCGACCGCTCACATTCTGTCGGTCGCCCTGCCCTACATCCAGCAGTTTGTCGGCAAGACCATCGTCATCAAGTACGGCGGCAACGCCATGATCGACGAAAAGCTCAAGGCCAGCTTTGCCCGCGATATCGTGATGATGAAGCTGATCGGCATCAACCCGATCGTGGTCCACGGCGGCGGACCGCAGATCGGCAGCCTGCTGGAACAGCTGAAAATCGAGTCCCACTTCATCAACGGCATGCGTGTGACCGACTCCAAGACCATGGACGTGGTTGAGATGGTGCTGGGCGGCATGGTCAACAAGGAAATTGTGGGCCTGATCAACTCCGCCGGCGGCAAGGCGATCGGCCTGACCGGCAAGGATGGTGAACTGCTGCGGGCACGCAAGCTGAAGGTCAAGCACAAGACCCCAGAAATGGAGGCGCCCGAAATCATCGATATCGGCCATGTGGGCGAGGTCGAGAGCGTCAACGTCAAGGTGCTTGGGATGCTGGAGAACTCCGACTTTATTCCCGTCATCGCCCCGATCGGTGTGGGTGAAGACGGCCATGCCTACAACATCAATGCGGACCTGGTAGCCGGCAAGGTGGCAGAAGTACTGAGGGCCGAGAAGCTGATGCTGCTGACCAATATCGCAGGCCTGCTGGACAAGAACGGCAAGGTTCTGACCGGACTGACCACTGCGCAGGTAGACGAGCTGATCGCTGATGGCACCATCTATGGCGGCATGCTGCCCAAGATCGATTGCGCCCTGAGCGCCGTGAAAAGCGGTGTTCGCAGTGCACACATCATCGATGGCCGGGTCGAGCACGCCTGCATGCTGGAGATCTTCACCGATGAAGGTGTCGGTACTCTGATCACCAACAAGGCACTGTGACAGGCGGATGATGAGCGACAAGGAACAGAAAATTTCACGCCGCGAGCAGATTCTGCAGGCGCTGGCACAGATGCTGGAAAACAACCCGGGGCAACGGATCACCACCGCGGCCCTGGCGCGTGAGGTGGGCGTGTCTGAGGCGGCCCTCTACCGTCACTTCCCGAGCAAGGCACGCATGTTCGAAGGATTGATCGGCTTTATCGAAGAGACTCTGTTCTCGCGCATTACGCTGATCACTCAGTCAGATGTGGGCGGCGTGCGCCAGTGTGAGCAGGTTCTGACCCTGCTGCTGGCATTCGTGGAAAAGAACCCGGGCATGGCCCGGATTCTGACGGGTGACGCCCTTTCGGGTGAAACCGAGCGCCTGCGAGTACGCATCAACCAGTTGTTCGAACGACTGGAAACCCAGTTGAAGCAGATCATGCGAGAGGCAGAGGTGCGTGAGGGGCTGCGTACGGAGATCCCTGCCGGCTCGGCTGCCAACCTGATGCTGGCTGCAGCCGAGGGTCGTATCCGTCAGTTTGTGCGCAGCGAATTCAAACGCCGTCCGACCGAGTTCTGGCCTGAGCAGTGGGCGCGGCTGGGAACCGGGCTGTACCGCGCACCCGCCGCCTCGGCATAACGAAGGGCGTCAACCCTCGGAGCCTGCCTCAGCAGGCTCCCGCTTCAGGATGTGCATCGCCTTGAGCAGATTCAGCGATTCGTACAACTGATAGTCTCGCTCAGCAAGATCACGACTGCTCGAGCTCTGCTCTGACTGAACGTTCTCCGCATTTCCATTTTCCAGATGCCCTGCAAGATTGCGCTCCTTTACACCCACCTCCTTACGGATCCCGGTGAGCTTGCCCTCATCTACCCGCAGATCAGGCGTAATACCCTGCGCCTGAATGGAACGCCCACCAGGGGTATAGTAACGTGCGGTTGTCAGCTTGATCGCACGCTCCCCCCCCAATGGCAACACGGTCTGTACCGATCCTTTGCCAAAGCTGTCTGTCCCCATGATGATGGCACGTTTGTGATCCTGCAGAGCGCCTGCCACAATTTCAGACGCCGAGGCTGAACCACCGTTTATCAGCACCACCAGCGGCGTATTGGCGGCCGCTGTCTGGGCATTGGCATTGAAGCGCAGCTCGGAGTTTGGCAGCCGGCCTTCGGTATAGACGATCAGGCCTGAGTCAAGGAATGCATTG
This DNA window, taken from Marinobacterium iners, encodes the following:
- the rpmG gene encoding 50S ribosomal protein L33, which codes for MAKGAREKIRLVSSAGTGHFYTTDKNKRNTPDKFEFKKYDPVVRKHVIYKEAKIK
- a CDS encoding 3-hydroxybutyrate dehydrogenase, with the protein product MRVLITGAGSGIGKGLALALATEGHTILVTNLRQQAADDVAREIQASGGEARALALDVSDHGSIEALNGEPVDVLINNAGLQHVAPLEDFPPEKFDQLIQVMLTGAAMLTRALLSGMRQQGFGRIINVGSIHALVASPYKSAYVAAKHGLLGFSKVVALETADTDITINTVCPSYVLTPLVEQQIAAQARANGISEQDVIDEIMLKPMPKGAFISIEELAGVCQFLISPAARNMTGQTITLDGGWTAR
- the mutM gene encoding bifunctional DNA-formamidopyrimidine glycosylase/DNA-(apurinic or apyrimidinic site) lyase, whose product is MPELPEVETTCRGIAPHIVHQRVTRLEVRQSRLRWPIPEQLAQWVEGDEVRCVERRAKYLLLSFSRGQMIVHLGMSGSLRILPQGTVPGKHDHVDLVLASGQLLRLTDPRRFGAVLWQENGTEHSLLAHLGPEPLSEDFTAEYLQTACKGRRTAIKALIMNAQVVVGVGNIYANEALYRAGIDPRRAAGRISAERLSVLVETIKTVLAAAIEQGGTTLRDFVGGDGKPGYFSQVLDVYGRGGQPCNGCGEHLTEIKLGQRSTVFCRRCQR
- the radC gene encoding RadC family protein, with the translated sequence MAISDWPAEERPREKLLARGAAALSDAELLAIFLRTGVQGCSAVDLARQLLEHFGGLRPLMECSQADFCTAHGLGPAKYVQLQAVLEMSRRHLEAQLVRESALESPTMVRQYLASRLRHEPREVFACLLLDNRHRVIRYEALFYGTINAASVHPREVVKLALAHNAAALILAHNHPSGVAEPSQADRQITDRLVQSLGLVDIRVLDHMVIGDGETVSFAERGLL
- a CDS encoding phosphatase PAP2 family protein produces the protein MNRLQKLNAFDTRAFFWCNGYGQHAPVMAGSRWVSRLGDGGLYLILGLTLAVWEPEDGQAFLLVGLLAYGIELPLYLLLKNTIRRDRPCHRLQGFRAAIEPSDKFSFPSGHTAAAFVFAMLLAQFYPSLMLPGFILALLIGSSRVLLGVHYPTDIAAGALLGIISTLLALGVWEWI
- a CDS encoding DMT family transporter, with the translated sequence MSVPPALIRFVPLAFVLLWSTGFIGARYGLPYIEPFNLLLIRMLLTLGVFLAFIFIFRARWPSPSQAMHQLVAGALVHGCYLGGVFAAIKWQLPAGVTSILVGLQPVLTAVLAWMMTGQTLRRPQWGGLLLGLLGVVLVLGSGLQPGNFEVRIEAVLAAMVALVGISVGTLYQKRFGAGTDLLTGSFFQYLSTALMMALLSFGLETREVEWHPELIGALLWLVFGLSVSAILLLMLMIREGEVARVASYFYLVPPVTALEAWWLFGEELSVLALGGMALAVFGVYLVLRPAKPSREKGHA
- a CDS encoding alpha/beta hydrolase, which encodes MNSCYNPPVDLQRTELRRKLGIESRLELRRCVRIGTLPLHTELYSCADETAPLLLFIPGIGTYSELYAELLSDLSAQGLNVVGVDLRGHGYSGGERGLYTVDQVCTDLSEILDYYQQTFSGPVYLYGYSIGALLGLACAERESRIERLVCGTLLVPEMAPDMLHQVGWSWIWSSALLLPGLQLPMKNFIDYDRLLAGHPAGEEINSDPLIVFDYPLRTLSSLFTHRFGSLSRTFNFRGLIIHGSEDEVLPLSYSQRVQEWLKQPFELINVEGEGHMLPWDNPNRLTQLITDWLQH
- the coaBC gene encoding bifunctional phosphopantothenoylcysteine decarboxylase/phosphopantothenate--cysteine ligase CoaBC, whose protein sequence is MHRLTNRQILLGITGGIAAYKSAELTRLLKGAGADVRIVMTAAATEFITPLTLQALSGHPVHQHLLDPEAEAGMGHIELAKWADLILIAPASADFIARFSAGMGDDLLTTLCLATDAPICLAPAMNQAMWRDPRTQHNIQQLSHQGVKVFGPGVGAQACGDTGPGRMLEPEELAELTAEQFQHGALSGKRVFITAGPTREPLDPVRFISNHSSGKMGYALAEAAADAGADVRLISGPVNLPSPPRVECVQVESAEQMLAASLDGVEQCDIFIAAAAVADYRPVAVAEHKIKKGSEEIMELRLIKNPDIVATVAGLERQRPFTVGFAAETRDVLEYARSKLERKGLDLIIANDVSNPDIGFNSDDNAVTLVSTATTLTLPLGPKRLLARQLIDQIAEHFHRKSQRTE
- a CDS encoding MJ1255/VC2487 family glycosyltransferase, encoding MRILYGVQATGNGHITRARVLLPALQAAGVEVDVLLSGRAPEQLFNMECFGRFETRRGFTFVTSAGRVGWLKTFRQSRPVQFWRDYRQLDLSRYDLVLSDFEPVTAWAAWHQGVPSLGIAHQYAFHHPIPGTGFKPWLKPSLKLFAPVDDAVGVHWYHFDAPILPPLVAPPPYPLTEEPDKILVYLPFESMDEVIYWLSAFPKYRFRVYCNIATPEQRGPLELQPFSRDGFQRDLCSCAGVISNAGFGLCSEAIQAGKKLLVKPLHSQVEQRSNAAVLKQMGLANTMSELALESVEAWLAQSSPSPSPWPDVATALAQWIASGRQQSLDALGCELWQQEYVRQFSPSHARLRQPLL
- a CDS encoding phosphomannomutase/phosphoglucomutase, whose amino-acid sequence is MPYPLQQFDRDIFRAYDIRGIVGQSLTDATVYHIGRAFAAAAAARNIREVVVAADGRLSGPSLKQILIQGLTDSGCQVLDIGYVPTPVLYFAAHQRDDQTGIMITGSHNPADYNGFKMMLGGETLSGDQIQDLARCIEQQAYVDGTGAAQPLAIERAYSELILKDINLKRPMKVVVDCGNGIAGGIAPDLLEQLGCEVIPLFCEVDGTFPNHHPDPGKLKNLQDAIAAVNEHQADLGLAFDGDGDRVGVITPSGHVVYPDRVMMLFAEDVLSRNPGAEILFDVKCSRLLPQVIEQAGGKATMWKTGHSLIKRQMKACGALLAGEMSGHIFFKERWYGFDDGLYSAARLLEILSGRYEDADAIFSAYPEDISTPEINIEVREDNKFALVEALQQAAFPGGNVSHIDGVRVDYADGWGLMRASNTTPVLVLRFEAENDAALSRIKHEFQSRLSAIDPGLLIPDA
- the rpmB gene encoding 50S ribosomal protein L28, with protein sequence MSRVCMVTGKGPVTGNNVSHSNRKTRRRFLPNLHWHRFWVESENRFVRLRVSSKGMRIIDKKGIDSVLTELRARGEKV
- the dut gene encoding dUTP diphosphatase, which codes for MKALQVKILNDRIGRDIPLPAYATEGSAGLDLRACLDQALTLEPGQTELIPTGLAIHIADPGLCAMILPRSGLGHKHGIVLGNLVGLIDSDYQGQLFVSCWNRGQTTFTIEPGERIAQMVLVPVMQAEFEIVDEFSNSERGAGGFGSSGRH